CATTACTTGAGTTACAGGCGATGGTTCAAACCTGGGGTACGATTTCAGCAACTTCTACTGGTATCGTGCGTTCCATCGGCGACACGTTGTCGAAAATCACCCAGAATATTCGCTAGAAATTGGAGATTTTGCATTGAGCTTGAACCAAACAGTTTCTTCCGGTGACTCGGAGGCTCCGCTGGAATATTCTGATATTCCAACGGACATTATCCGTATGCTGATGGACATAGGTTATGTGGCCACCGGCTGTGGATTCAAGGCCAGTGCAGAATGCATTTTCGATGCATTGATCGCTGCAAGACCATCCAGCGAATTGCCACTGATTGGCCTCGCGGTGGTTAAGATGAGCTTTGGCCAGGTTTCCGAAGCATCGAAAATTCTTACCGAAAGTGTGGCCAAGATAAATCCAGATAGCCAATTGGCAAAGGCTTTTTTTGGCCTGCTTCTAAAGCAAATCGGATCCAATCGCGAGTCTGAAAAGGTGTTAAGTGAAGTATTGGAAACTAATTCAGACGAAGATGCAGTGGCATTGGCCAAAAGCATTTTGTCCGATGTGGGTCGATAGAGATAATTAATTTATAAAGAAAGGTAATATTATGTCAGTAGAATCAATCAGTATGGGCCAGATACCCAATAAAAATGTCAGCGACAGTTCTGTGGATTTAGATAAAATTCAGCCAAAATCTGTATCTGATTTGGATGGAATTAATTTTGAAAATGAGATGAGTCAGCCTGATCCGGCCAAACCATTGATGGTCAATTCCATAGATAAACAGCAGATGCAGGCTGCTTTGGATAAGGAGATGGAAATTAACCAATCTCCCGGTGATAATATTCTTCAAACCGTTCAGGGCGTTAGAGATCAGTATATGCAGATCGAGGATAATTTGAGAGCGCTCACGTCCAAGGGCAGCGATTTAAGCAGTGTAGATTTGATGCAGCTTCAGTTTGAAGTCATGCAACTGAGCTATATGAATGAGCTTTCATCGAAGGCAGTGGATAAAACGAATAATATGGCACAGACGTTGATGCGTAACCAATAGCAATGCAATCAGTAATTTAATTATATCCATAGTTTATAATCCCATTATCCGGTGCCGAATTCTTTCGGTGCCGGTTTATTTATACTACTAAACTAAGTTTGCTATTTGACTAGATCGATTTTTTTTATACTATGAACACAGCTACTTGGGGTGTTATGAGTAAGTCTGTATTGGATAGGGTATTGTTGCTTGGGATGTTATGCATTTCATTATTTCTGACAGGTTGCGGCAAGTCAGCACTGTATTCCGGCCTGAAGGAGAAGGAAGCCAATGAAATAATCTCCATTCTGCAACAATACGGTTTCAGCGTAGAAAAAGTATTGGGCAAGGAAAATGTTTGCAGTGTTATTATAGATAAGACTAGATTTTCGTTGGCAATAGAAATTTTAACATCAAAAGGCTATCCAAAAACTAAGTTTGAGACCGTTGGCGATGTTTTTAAAAAATCCGGATTGGTTTCATCTCCGCTGGAAGAGCGGGTGCGATTCATGTATGCCCTGGGTGAAAGCGTTTCGGCCACCATAAACCAAATCCCTGGAGTAATAGAGGCTAAGGTGCACATAGTTT
This window of the Puniceicoccales bacterium genome carries:
- a CDS encoding HrpB1 family type III secretion system apparatus protein; its protein translation is MNQTVSSGDSEAPLEYSDIPTDIIRMLMDIGYVATGCGFKASAECIFDALIAARPSSELPLIGLAVVKMSFGQVSEASKILTESVAKINPDSQLAKAFFGLLLKQIGSNRESEKVLSEVLETNSDEDAVALAKSILSDVGR
- a CDS encoding EscI/YscI/HrpB family type III secretion system inner rod protein — protein: MSVESISMGQIPNKNVSDSSVDLDKIQPKSVSDLDGINFENEMSQPDPAKPLMVNSIDKQQMQAALDKEMEINQSPGDNILQTVQGVRDQYMQIEDNLRALTSKGSDLSSVDLMQLQFEVMQLSYMNELSSKAVDKTNNMAQTLMRNQ
- the sctJ gene encoding type III secretion inner membrane ring lipoprotein SctJ; the encoded protein is MNTATWGVMSKSVLDRVLLLGMLCISLFLTGCGKSALYSGLKEKEANEIISILQQYGFSVEKVLGKENVCSVIIDKTRFSLAIEILTSKGYPKTKFETVGDVFKKSGLVSSPLEERVRFMYALGESVSATINQIPGVIEAKVHIVLPENDPYTEKATPSSAAVFVSYRPDSSVEEYVRDIKYLVANSIEGLNYDKVSVALFPIQLPTLPQSQTNGATMVNIAGLEILSSSKNQLYIIFGIFVAIVLVLFLVICIMAYRSVSLQKKAAEVEKSKPEAEPKKGDEIIE